The Agromyces mariniharenae genome includes a window with the following:
- a CDS encoding alpha-L-fucosidase, translating to MSASRRPLPAWARDASLGIFVHWGPYSVPAWAEPSGALGAVPDDEWFAHNAYAEWYANTIRIEGSPAAEHHARVHGGAPYEAFLDAWRAESYDPADWARLFREVGADYVVPTTKHHDGVALWDAPGSGELTTVARGPRRDLIAPLADAVRAEGLRFGVYYSGGLDWAVTDLPPHRSTADVTDLRPTDAAYNAYAWGHVADLVDRFEPDVLWNDIDWPDAGKDPGPHSIAALLERYRAAVPDGIVNDRWGVDVWDYRTSEYDAHTQHETEPGWEHCRGLGFSFGYNRAEDEALTLTPRELARLYADVVSRGGRLLLNVGPTAAGDIPAVQRRALEGVASWMTAIKPTTLGRRVLEPGEVEATDAAWWRAWAVPDGIVAVVDGHAASVRARDGRPVTTFVLPG from the coding sequence GTGAGCGCGTCCCGGCGGCCGCTCCCGGCCTGGGCCCGGGACGCGAGCCTCGGCATCTTCGTGCACTGGGGCCCGTACTCGGTGCCCGCGTGGGCGGAGCCCTCCGGCGCGCTCGGCGCGGTGCCCGACGACGAGTGGTTCGCGCACAATGCCTACGCGGAGTGGTACGCGAACACGATCCGCATCGAGGGCTCGCCGGCCGCCGAGCACCACGCCCGCGTGCACGGCGGCGCGCCGTACGAGGCGTTCCTCGACGCCTGGCGGGCCGAGTCCTACGACCCCGCCGACTGGGCGCGCCTCTTCCGCGAGGTCGGCGCCGACTACGTCGTGCCGACCACGAAGCACCATGACGGCGTCGCGCTGTGGGACGCGCCGGGCTCGGGCGAGCTCACGACGGTCGCGCGCGGGCCGCGCCGCGACCTCATCGCGCCGCTCGCCGACGCGGTGCGGGCCGAGGGCCTGCGCTTCGGCGTCTACTACTCTGGCGGACTCGACTGGGCCGTGACCGACCTGCCGCCGCACCGGTCGACGGCCGACGTGACCGACCTGCGGCCGACGGATGCCGCGTACAACGCCTACGCGTGGGGCCACGTCGCCGACCTCGTCGACCGGTTCGAGCCCGACGTGCTCTGGAACGACATCGACTGGCCCGACGCGGGCAAGGACCCGGGGCCGCACTCGATCGCGGCACTCCTCGAGCGCTACCGCGCGGCGGTGCCCGACGGCATCGTGAACGACCGCTGGGGCGTCGACGTCTGGGACTACCGCACGAGCGAGTACGACGCGCACACCCAGCACGAGACCGAACCCGGGTGGGAGCACTGCCGGGGCCTCGGATTCTCGTTCGGCTACAACCGCGCCGAGGACGAGGCGCTGACGCTCACGCCGCGCGAGCTCGCGCGCCTCTACGCCGACGTCGTCTCGCGTGGCGGGCGCCTGCTGCTCAACGTCGGGCCGACCGCGGCCGGCGACATCCCGGCCGTGCAGCGTCGCGCACTCGAGGGCGTCGCGTCGTGGATGACCGCGATCAAGCCGACTACGCTCGGCCGCCGCGTGCTCGAGCCCGGCGAGGTCGAGGCGACGGATGCCGCGTGGTGGCGCGCGTGGGCCGTGCCCGACGGGATCGTGGCGGTCGTCGACGGGCACGCGGCATCCGTGCGCGCCCGTGACGGCCGACCGGTCACGACGTTCGTGCTGCCCGGCTGA
- a CDS encoding carbohydrate ABC transporter permease, with the protein MTTFEAPRVEVVENALEPTAPARRRRVKRKTINTVIWFVVLLVLTAIVLYPLVWLFFATFKPSSEFGQNQGLIPNNPTFDNYTKVVEGIAGTPLYQFFANSFFIAIMAVIGTLISSALAAYAFARIRFRGVGILFAAMIGTLLLPFHVIIIPQYIMFQKLELVDTYWPLIIPKFLATEAFFVFLIVQFIRNIPRDMDEAARIDGAGHIRIFFSIIVPLIKPALITSAIFTFIWTWNDFLGPLLYINSPEKYPLPIALRLYNDATSTSDYGATVAVSFLALVPILIFFIVFQRFLVAGVATQGLKG; encoded by the coding sequence ATGACCACCTTCGAAGCCCCTCGCGTCGAGGTCGTCGAGAACGCCCTCGAACCCACCGCCCCGGCCCGTCGGCGCCGGGTCAAGCGCAAGACGATCAACACCGTGATCTGGTTCGTCGTGCTGCTCGTGCTGACCGCGATCGTGCTCTACCCGCTGGTGTGGCTGTTCTTCGCCACGTTCAAGCCGTCGAGCGAGTTCGGCCAGAACCAGGGGCTGATCCCCAACAACCCGACCTTCGACAACTACACGAAGGTCGTCGAGGGGATCGCCGGCACCCCGCTGTACCAGTTCTTCGCCAACTCGTTCTTCATCGCGATCATGGCCGTGATCGGCACCCTGATCTCATCGGCACTCGCTGCGTATGCATTCGCCCGGATCCGGTTCCGTGGCGTCGGGATCCTGTTCGCCGCGATGATCGGCACGCTGCTGCTGCCGTTCCACGTGATCATCATCCCGCAGTACATCATGTTCCAGAAGCTCGAGCTGGTGGACACGTACTGGCCGCTCATCATTCCGAAGTTCCTCGCGACCGAGGCGTTCTTCGTGTTCCTGATCGTCCAGTTCATCCGCAACATCCCGCGCGACATGGACGAGGCCGCCCGCATCGACGGCGCCGGGCACATCCGGATCTTCTTCTCGATCATCGTGCCCCTGATCAAGCCCGCCCTGATCACCTCCGCGATCTTCACGTTCATCTGGACCTGGAACGACTTCCTCGGCCCGCTGCTGTATATCAACAGCCCCGAGAAGTACCCGCTGCCGATCGCACTGCGGCTCTACAACGACGCCACGTCCACCAGCGACTACGGCGCCACCGTCGCCGTGTCCTTCCTCGCGCTCGTGCCGATCCTGATCTTCTTCATCGTGTTCCAGCGCTTCCTCGTCGCCGGCGTCGCCACGCAGGGACTCAAGGGCTAG
- a CDS encoding carbohydrate ABC transporter permease, whose protein sequence is MRQVRRAEAKVPTTAGRRAHNRKETVAGYGFLVPWLIGFLGLTVGPMIFSLYLAFTKYNLFTEPEWIGLDNFVRMFTEDPNYIQSVQITLVYVLVGTPIKLAAALGVAMLLNYRDRGSGFFRSSFYAPSLIGASVSVAIVWRAMFSTDGPVDDTLSFFGIDIGGWVGNVALVIPMMILLAVWQFGAPMVIFLAGLKQIPQELYEAAEVDGAGPWHKFRNVTIPMLSSVIFFNLLLELINAFQVFASAYIISNGSGGPAGMTNFYTLYLYKRGFADLQMGYASAMAWVLVIVVAIIAFILFKTQKSWVHYAGENR, encoded by the coding sequence ATGCGCCAGGTCCGCCGCGCCGAGGCGAAGGTCCCCACGACCGCCGGCCGCCGGGCGCACAACCGCAAGGAGACGGTCGCCGGATACGGGTTCCTCGTGCCGTGGCTGATCGGATTCCTCGGCCTCACGGTCGGGCCGATGATCTTCTCGCTGTACCTCGCCTTCACGAAGTACAACCTCTTCACCGAGCCCGAGTGGATCGGCCTCGACAACTTCGTGCGCATGTTTACGGAGGACCCGAACTACATCCAGTCGGTGCAGATCACCCTGGTGTACGTCCTCGTCGGCACCCCGATCAAGCTCGCCGCCGCCCTGGGCGTGGCGATGCTCCTCAACTACCGCGACAGGGGCTCGGGCTTCTTCCGCTCCTCGTTCTACGCTCCCTCGCTCATCGGCGCGTCGGTCTCGGTCGCCATCGTGTGGCGCGCGATGTTCTCCACCGATGGGCCCGTCGACGACACGCTCAGCTTCTTCGGCATCGACATCGGCGGCTGGGTGGGCAACGTCGCCCTCGTCATCCCGATGATGATCCTGCTCGCGGTGTGGCAGTTCGGTGCGCCGATGGTGATCTTCCTCGCCGGGCTCAAGCAGATCCCGCAGGAGCTCTACGAGGCCGCCGAGGTCGACGGCGCCGGGCCGTGGCACAAGTTCCGCAACGTGACCATCCCCATGCTCTCGAGCGTGATCTTCTTCAACCTGCTGCTCGAGCTGATCAACGCGTTCCAGGTGTTCGCGTCGGCGTACATCATCTCGAACGGCTCGGGCGGCCCCGCCGGCATGACCAACTTCTACACGCTGTACCTGTACAAGCGCGGCTTCGCCGACCTGCAGATGGGCTACGCGTCGGCCATGGCCTGGGTCCTGGTGATCGTCGTGGCGATCATCGCCTTCATCCTGTTCAAGACCCAGAAGTCCTGGGTGCACTACGCCGGAGAGAACCGATGA
- a CDS encoding ABC transporter substrate-binding protein has translation MFNIRKRRMAAAAAALTASAALVLTGCSGGGGGEAAATYDPDEEVTLNFAFWGNDVRAAMYEEAIAAFNEEYPNITVNTSFLGFPEFWEKRQTEAAGGGLPDVMQFDYSYLRQYSENGLLLDLSPYLGNIIDTEPLSQQILDIGVVGDETTGIPTSTNAWGMYTNPALLESVGVEDYEGGGSWEDYDAWMEEVTTAGAGSVFGGTDYTGRIQNFEIQQRAQGQDLFTEDGEPNFTEEDLTAFWEQADGIRNGVVVPQQKLEEVYPLSGFDTALTTSELTWDNFGAGYLGNLGENYTELGLVAPPVTEEGAKDLYLKPSMLHSIASTTEHPEAAATLLNYLVNAPEVGAAFGTNRGIPASETQLEGAELDPLGQQIADYEESIADRLGDAPPVPIVGYGSLEEKFRQLGQELGFGTITPADAAKQFFDEMDVVLNQ, from the coding sequence ATGTTCAACATTCGCAAGCGCCGCATGGCGGCGGCCGCAGCAGCGCTCACCGCGAGCGCAGCGCTCGTGCTCACGGGCTGCTCGGGCGGCGGCGGCGGCGAGGCGGCAGCCACGTACGACCCCGACGAGGAGGTCACCCTCAACTTCGCGTTCTGGGGCAACGACGTGCGCGCCGCGATGTACGAGGAGGCCATCGCGGCCTTCAACGAGGAGTACCCGAACATCACGGTGAACACCTCGTTCCTCGGCTTCCCCGAGTTCTGGGAGAAGCGCCAGACCGAGGCGGCCGGCGGCGGCCTGCCCGACGTCATGCAGTTCGACTACTCCTACCTCCGCCAGTACTCCGAGAACGGGCTCCTGCTCGACCTGAGCCCCTACCTCGGCAACATCATCGACACCGAGCCGCTGTCGCAGCAGATCCTCGACATCGGCGTCGTCGGCGACGAGACCACCGGCATCCCGACCTCCACCAACGCGTGGGGCATGTACACGAACCCCGCGCTGCTCGAGTCGGTCGGCGTCGAGGACTACGAGGGCGGCGGCAGCTGGGAGGACTACGACGCCTGGATGGAGGAGGTCACCACCGCGGGTGCGGGCAGCGTCTTCGGCGGCACCGACTACACCGGCCGCATCCAGAACTTCGAGATCCAGCAGCGCGCGCAGGGCCAGGACCTCTTCACCGAGGACGGCGAGCCGAACTTCACCGAGGAGGACCTCACCGCGTTCTGGGAGCAGGCCGACGGCATCCGCAACGGCGTCGTGGTCCCGCAGCAGAAGCTCGAGGAGGTCTACCCGCTCTCCGGCTTCGACACGGCCCTCACCACGAGCGAGCTGACCTGGGACAACTTCGGCGCCGGCTACCTCGGCAACCTCGGCGAGAACTACACCGAGCTCGGCCTCGTCGCCCCGCCGGTGACGGAGGAGGGCGCGAAGGACCTGTACCTCAAGCCCTCGATGCTCCACTCGATCGCCTCGACGACCGAGCACCCCGAGGCCGCGGCCACGCTGCTCAACTACCTCGTGAACGCGCCCGAGGTCGGCGCCGCCTTCGGCACCAACCGCGGCATCCCCGCGTCGGAGACGCAGCTCGAGGGCGCTGAGCTCGACCCGCTGGGCCAGCAGATCGCCGACTACGAGGAGTCCATCGCGGACCGCCTCGGCGACGCCCCGCCCGTGCCGATCGTCGGCTACGGCAGCCTGGAGGAGAAGTTCCGCCAGCTCGGCCAGGAGCTCGGCTTCGGCACCATCACCCCCGCCGACGCTGCGAAGCAGTTCTTCGACGAGATGGACGTCGTCCTCAACCAGTAG
- a CDS encoding family 43 glycosylhydrolase — protein MPDDDALFHDPVHDGATDPAVIRHRDTGEWWMFYTQRRATVDEPGVSWVHGTRIGVARSQDAVEWRFAGTAAGLELGSGGASETHWAPEVIDDGERYRMYLTVIDGIFADWDHPRRIVEYASDDLEQWTVVGEVPLSSDRVIDACVARCPDGRWRLWYKDEADDSATWAAVSDDLSSWRVEGRAIGGRPHEGPNVFELGGWWWMLVDEWRGMGVHRSTDAVTWTRQGGLDDVILGAPGRRRGDETFGRHGDVVVDGDRAVLYYFTHPHWDGSELGSSDAAAARLSAVFAAPVEVVDDRLVCDRDAGIDGNRP, from the coding sequence GTGCCTGACGACGACGCGCTGTTCCACGACCCCGTGCACGACGGGGCGACGGATCCCGCGGTCATCCGCCACCGCGACACCGGCGAGTGGTGGATGTTCTACACCCAGCGGCGGGCGACGGTCGACGAGCCCGGGGTGTCGTGGGTGCACGGCACGCGCATCGGCGTCGCCCGATCGCAGGACGCGGTGGAGTGGCGGTTCGCGGGCACGGCGGCCGGGCTCGAGCTCGGCTCCGGCGGCGCGAGCGAGACGCACTGGGCGCCCGAGGTGATCGACGACGGCGAGCGGTACCGCATGTACCTCACGGTCATCGACGGGATCTTCGCCGACTGGGACCACCCGCGCCGCATCGTCGAGTACGCGAGCGACGACCTCGAGCAGTGGACGGTCGTCGGCGAGGTGCCGTTGAGCTCCGACCGCGTGATCGACGCGTGCGTCGCCCGCTGCCCCGACGGGCGGTGGCGGCTCTGGTACAAGGACGAGGCCGACGACTCGGCCACCTGGGCCGCGGTGAGCGACGACCTGTCGAGCTGGCGGGTCGAGGGCCGCGCGATCGGAGGCCGGCCGCACGAGGGCCCCAACGTGTTCGAGCTCGGCGGCTGGTGGTGGATGCTCGTCGACGAGTGGCGGGGGATGGGCGTGCACCGCTCGACGGACGCCGTCACGTGGACGCGGCAGGGCGGTCTCGACGACGTGATCCTCGGCGCGCCCGGACGGCGGCGGGGCGACGAGACGTTCGGGCGCCACGGCGACGTGGTCGTCGACGGCGATCGGGCCGTGCTCTACTACTTCACGCACCCGCACTGGGACGGCTCCGAGCTCGGCTCGAGCGACGCCGCAGCCGCCCGCCTGAGCGCGGTGTTCGCCGCTCCGGTGGAGGTTGTGGACGATCGGCTCGTCTGCGACCGCGACGCGGGCATCGACGGAAACCGCCCATGA
- a CDS encoding Gfo/Idh/MocA family protein — MTESTPLRAAIVGTGAIANAHAEVLLATPGAELVAVVDRDRSHADAFAERWGVPTVFDTLAELLASGVADVLHVCTPPGVHAEQSIAALDAGLHVVCEKPAALSLDELDAMTDAASRNDRRLAVVFQQRTGSAAAHVRSLLDSGAIGRPLVATCETLWYRDPAYFAVPWRGKWATEGGGPTLGLGIHQIDLLAWLLGDWASVQGQLWRLDRETQMEDVSTAVIAFAGGTIASVITSALSPREVSTIRIDTELATVTVDHLYGHCHEHWRITPAKHVDPEVAAAWALPDVEEASGHAPLLRDIYSALASGEPLPSTASDAARSFELVTAIYSSASNGGSLVTPETLRADADRRRSLESPITDLRRA, encoded by the coding sequence ATGACCGAGTCCACCCCCCTCCGCGCCGCGATCGTCGGCACCGGGGCGATCGCCAACGCCCACGCCGAGGTCCTGCTGGCGACGCCCGGCGCCGAGCTCGTCGCCGTCGTCGATCGCGACCGCTCCCACGCCGACGCGTTCGCCGAGCGCTGGGGCGTGCCGACCGTGTTCGACACCCTCGCCGAGCTGCTCGCGTCGGGCGTCGCCGACGTCCTGCACGTGTGCACCCCGCCCGGCGTGCACGCCGAGCAGTCCATCGCCGCGCTCGACGCCGGCCTCCACGTGGTCTGCGAGAAGCCCGCCGCGCTGTCGCTCGACGAGCTCGATGCGATGACGGATGCCGCGTCCCGCAACGACCGGCGCCTCGCCGTCGTGTTCCAGCAGCGCACCGGCTCGGCGGCGGCGCACGTGCGTTCCCTCCTCGACTCGGGTGCGATCGGTCGACCGCTCGTAGCGACGTGCGAGACCCTCTGGTACCGCGACCCGGCGTACTTCGCGGTGCCGTGGCGCGGCAAGTGGGCGACCGAGGGCGGCGGCCCGACCCTGGGGCTCGGCATCCACCAGATCGACCTGCTCGCCTGGCTCCTCGGCGACTGGGCCAGTGTGCAGGGGCAGCTCTGGCGCCTCGACCGCGAGACGCAGATGGAGGACGTCTCGACCGCGGTCATCGCGTTCGCCGGCGGCACGATCGCGTCCGTGATCACGAGCGCGCTCTCGCCGCGCGAGGTGAGCACCATCCGCATCGACACCGAGCTCGCGACCGTCACGGTCGACCACCTCTACGGGCACTGCCACGAGCACTGGCGCATCACGCCCGCGAAGCACGTCGATCCCGAGGTCGCGGCCGCGTGGGCGCTGCCCGACGTCGAGGAGGCGAGCGGCCACGCCCCGCTGCTGCGCGACATCTACTCGGCGCTCGCGTCGGGCGAGCCGCTTCCGTCGACGGCGTCGGATGCCGCGCGCTCGTTCGAGCTCGTCACGGCGATCTACTCGTCGGCGTCGAACGGCGGCTCCTTGGTGACGCCCGAGACCCTGCGGGCCGACGCGGATCGCCGCCGGAGCCTGGAGAGCCCCATCACCGACCTCCGTCGTGCCTGA
- a CDS encoding cupin domain-containing protein: MNQPAFPGATSVSALDVYDAVAPDGLAGGTPHLHTVSTEAYLVVGGRGRLHTVDGSGAFAERRLGSGDLVWFAPGVIHRAVNDGGLAVRVIMQNAGLPEAGDAVMTFPDEVLADPQRYAEAAALSGPAASDADRLAAAVARRDLAVAGYRALFDGDGRVDPVRLSRLHERAVALVRPRVPEWRERWESGALSVARETGDRLDALETGADPGLTAARVAVASDAPAFGMCGRLRRYETWPAAAGPTRGDR; this comes from the coding sequence GTGAACCAGCCCGCGTTCCCCGGGGCCACGTCGGTCAGCGCGCTCGACGTGTACGACGCAGTGGCGCCCGACGGGCTCGCGGGCGGCACGCCGCACCTGCACACCGTCTCGACCGAGGCCTACCTCGTCGTCGGCGGCCGCGGACGGCTGCACACGGTCGACGGTTCGGGAGCCTTCGCGGAGCGGCGACTCGGGTCCGGCGACCTCGTCTGGTTCGCCCCGGGCGTCATCCATCGGGCGGTGAACGACGGCGGGCTCGCCGTGCGCGTCATCATGCAGAACGCCGGCCTGCCCGAGGCGGGCGACGCGGTGATGACGTTCCCCGACGAGGTGCTCGCCGACCCCCAGCGATACGCGGAGGCCGCGGCGCTGTCCGGCCCCGCGGCATCCGACGCCGATCGACTCGCCGCCGCCGTCGCGCGACGCGACCTGGCCGTCGCGGGCTACCGCGCGCTGTTCGACGGTGACGGTCGCGTCGACCCCGTCCGCCTGTCGCGCCTGCACGAGCGCGCCGTCGCGCTCGTGCGTCCGCGCGTGCCCGAGTGGCGCGAGCGCTGGGAGTCCGGCGCGCTCTCCGTCGCCCGCGAGACCGGCGATCGGCTCGATGCGCTCGAGACGGGCGCCGACCCTGGCCTCACCGCAGCACGCGTGGCCGTGGCATCCGACGCGCCCGCCTTCGGCATGTGCGGCCGGCTGCGCCGCTACGAGACCTGGCCGGCGGCAGCCGGCCCCACCCGAGGAGACCGATGA
- a CDS encoding PmoA family protein — protein MTDIRFDEAGDRFLLRAGDAVLAEYVFRPDHPTSESPRPYLSPIRTLGGELVSLYRPHDHVWHKGIAWSLPVVGDENFWGGPTFVRGEGYVQLPNNGEQRHVAFASDEATDAAGRVAPEADTARVVERLEWMTQAGEAIFDEQRMLAASVLDDDAWLLGFATRLTNTTERPIPIGSPTTRGRENAGYGGLFWRGPRSFTGGQLIAPGVVGGDELRGTRAPWMGFSGRHDETDAASTIVMVDDPANLQHPPQWFARSEEFACLCPAPFFSEEHVVEPRATLALRYGVVIADGASDPDRAARLADAAAARLPELLGAP, from the coding sequence ATGACCGACATCCGCTTCGACGAGGCCGGCGATCGATTCCTCCTGCGCGCGGGCGACGCGGTGCTCGCCGAGTACGTGTTCCGCCCCGACCACCCGACCTCCGAGTCGCCGCGGCCGTACCTCAGCCCGATCCGCACGCTCGGCGGCGAGCTCGTCTCGCTCTACCGTCCGCACGACCACGTCTGGCACAAGGGCATCGCCTGGTCGCTGCCGGTCGTCGGCGACGAGAACTTCTGGGGCGGTCCCACCTTCGTACGCGGCGAGGGCTACGTGCAGCTGCCGAACAACGGCGAGCAGCGGCACGTCGCGTTCGCGTCCGACGAGGCGACGGATGCCGCGGGGCGCGTCGCCCCCGAGGCCGACACCGCGCGCGTCGTCGAGCGCCTCGAGTGGATGACGCAGGCGGGCGAGGCGATCTTCGACGAGCAACGGATGCTCGCGGCATCCGTGCTCGACGACGACGCGTGGCTGCTCGGCTTCGCGACGCGCCTCACGAACACGACCGAGCGCCCGATCCCGATCGGATCGCCCACGACCCGCGGACGCGAGAATGCGGGCTACGGCGGCCTGTTCTGGCGCGGCCCGCGCTCGTTCACCGGCGGGCAGCTCATCGCGCCGGGCGTCGTCGGCGGCGACGAGCTGCGCGGCACGCGCGCGCCCTGGATGGGCTTCAGCGGCCGCCATGACGAGACGGATGCCGCGTCCACGATCGTGATGGTCGACGACCCCGCCAACCTGCAGCACCCGCCGCAGTGGTTCGCGCGCAGCGAGGAGTTCGCGTGCCTGTGCCCCGCGCCGTTCTTCAGCGAGGAACACGTCGTCGAGCCCAGGGCGACGCTGGCGCTCCGCTACGGGGTCGTGATCGCCGATGGGGCGAGCGATCCCGATCGCGCCGCCCGGCTCGCCGACGCCGCCGCGGCACGACTGCCTGAGCTGCTGGGGGCGCCGTGA
- a CDS encoding serine hydrolase domain-containing protein — translation MSQPTAPDGHGAGRDVPPPDGDSEGGRPPGARPRRRALLWTGIVIAVVAIVVIAVTIWSGSQGSVSDAAQPSPSATESPAAESGSLDPELVAELEAAVDEGFAASGMPGVIVGVWIPGEGEWVTDRGEAEVGTGEPIGPDHQQKIGSITKTIVSTVMMQVIGEAGFDVGLDDTLDRWYPDFPEASSITVRMLLNQSSGIGESGRAQVDRICADPHGIPTPDELIAIGAATPRADFAPGEGFEYSNTNYYLLGGILEQVTGTDLATLIHDRITEPFGMDRSRFAPDGQVTAPLTHGYSVFCPALGSPVDTVDWSNGQSWAGGGMVSTLDDLHAWGEALGEGAGVTPELQAQRWSDLAPNFGRSGASYGLGAGVEFDEATGCVLSVSHAGAEPGYGTNLAYYPQTGAVLVLLGNADGPTGEAVLEVGKALAPILRPILNGSPTGPCESPWAVTP, via the coding sequence ATGAGCCAGCCGACGGCACCCGATGGCCACGGCGCCGGGCGCGACGTTCCGCCGCCCGACGGGGATTCCGAAGGAGGCCGGCCGCCCGGCGCGAGACCGAGGCGCCGGGCGCTGCTGTGGACCGGAATCGTCATCGCGGTCGTCGCGATCGTCGTCATCGCGGTGACGATCTGGTCGGGGTCGCAGGGCTCCGTGTCGGATGCCGCGCAGCCGTCCCCGTCCGCCACCGAATCGCCCGCCGCGGAGTCCGGCTCGCTCGACCCCGAGCTGGTCGCGGAACTCGAAGCGGCGGTCGACGAGGGGTTCGCGGCATCCGGGATGCCGGGCGTCATCGTCGGGGTGTGGATCCCCGGCGAGGGCGAGTGGGTGACGGACCGCGGGGAGGCCGAGGTCGGCACGGGGGAGCCGATCGGCCCCGACCACCAGCAGAAGATCGGCAGCATCACCAAGACCATTGTCAGTACCGTCATGATGCAGGTGATCGGCGAGGCCGGGTTCGACGTGGGCCTCGACGACACGCTCGACCGGTGGTACCCCGACTTCCCCGAGGCGTCGAGCATCACGGTGCGGATGCTGCTGAACCAGTCGAGCGGCATCGGCGAGTCCGGGCGGGCGCAGGTCGATCGCATCTGCGCCGACCCGCATGGGATTCCGACCCCCGACGAGCTCATCGCGATCGGCGCGGCGACGCCGCGAGCCGACTTCGCGCCAGGCGAGGGATTCGAGTACTCCAACACGAACTACTACCTGCTCGGCGGCATCCTCGAGCAGGTGACCGGCACCGACCTCGCCACGCTCATCCACGACCGCATCACCGAGCCGTTCGGCATGGACCGCAGCCGGTTCGCGCCCGACGGCCAGGTCACGGCGCCGCTCACCCACGGGTACTCCGTCTTCTGCCCGGCGCTCGGATCGCCCGTCGACACCGTCGACTGGTCGAACGGCCAGAGCTGGGCCGGTGGCGGCATGGTGTCGACGCTCGACGACCTGCACGCGTGGGGCGAGGCCCTCGGCGAGGGCGCGGGGGTGACGCCCGAGCTGCAGGCCCAGCGGTGGTCCGACCTCGCGCCGAACTTCGGCCGGAGCGGGGCGAGCTACGGCCTCGGCGCCGGCGTCGAGTTCGACGAGGCCACCGGCTGCGTCCTCAGCGTCTCCCATGCCGGCGCCGAGCCGGGGTACGGCACGAACCTCGCGTACTACCCGCAGACGGGGGCGGTCCTGGTGCTGCTGGGGAACGCCGACGGCCCGACGGGCGAGGCCGTGCTGGAGGTCGGGAAGGCGTTGGCGCCGATCCTCCGTCCGATCCTCAACGGGTCGCCGACCGGTCCGTGCGAGTCGCCTTGGGCGGTGACGCCCTAA
- a CDS encoding M24 family metallopeptidase, whose translation MLRSHTALAWVLDGARTHVSLAGDAVVAGVVTRDGVELRVFDNEADRMLDEELGDAGDLDVTRVPWHEPLVPAGIADLEEADVAAELRAARACLLPAELARYRALGREVAEVLTDAALAAVPPDPERAVASRLAGDLVARGIDPLVTLVAGRSRLAHRHPLPTDAALGDRAMLVVCGRRHGLIANATRWVRFGPVDPGEADAARRILEVESAFLDATVPGATLGDVFASGTAAYAANGFDPEEWRRHHQGGAAGYSGRDPRAVPGIADVVHAGQAFAWNPTAPGAKVEDTVLHGASGFEVLTIDPRWPTTRVAGRERPLELERGSSDVA comes from the coding sequence GTGCTGCGCTCGCACACGGCCCTCGCCTGGGTGCTCGACGGCGCGCGCACGCACGTCTCGCTCGCGGGCGATGCGGTCGTCGCGGGGGTCGTGACGCGCGACGGTGTCGAGCTGCGCGTGTTCGACAACGAGGCCGACCGGATGCTCGACGAGGAGCTCGGCGACGCCGGCGACCTCGACGTCACTCGGGTGCCCTGGCACGAGCCGCTCGTGCCCGCCGGCATCGCCGACCTCGAGGAGGCCGACGTCGCCGCCGAGCTGCGGGCCGCGCGGGCGTGCCTGCTGCCGGCCGAGCTCGCCCGGTACCGCGCGCTCGGCCGCGAGGTGGCCGAGGTGCTGACGGATGCCGCGCTCGCCGCGGTCCCGCCCGACCCCGAGCGCGCCGTGGCGTCACGGCTCGCGGGCGACCTCGTGGCACGCGGCATCGACCCCCTCGTGACGCTCGTCGCCGGACGGTCACGGCTCGCCCACCGGCATCCGCTGCCCACCGACGCGGCGCTCGGCGACCGGGCCATGCTCGTCGTCTGCGGACGCCGGCACGGGCTCATCGCGAACGCGACGCGCTGGGTGCGGTTCGGGCCGGTCGATCCGGGCGAGGCGGATGCCGCGCGCCGCATCCTCGAGGTCGAGTCGGCGTTCCTCGACGCCACCGTGCCGGGCGCCACGCTCGGCGACGTGTTCGCGTCCGGCACCGCCGCCTACGCGGCCAACGGCTTCGACCCCGAGGAGTGGCGGCGCCACCATCAGGGCGGCGCCGCCGGCTACTCCGGCCGCGACCCCCGTGCGGTGCCGGGCATCGCCGACGTGGTGCACGCGGGCCAGGCGTTCGCGTGGAACCCCACCGCGCCGGGCGCGAAGGTGGAGGACACCGTGCTGCACGGGGCGTCCGGCTTCGAGGTGCTCACGATCGATCCGCGCTGGCCGACCACGCGGGTCGCCGGACGCGAACGCCCGCTCGAGCTCGAACGCGGTTCGAGCGACGTCGCCTGA